A DNA window from Myripristis murdjan chromosome 19, fMyrMur1.1, whole genome shotgun sequence contains the following coding sequences:
- the nrap gene encoding LOW QUALITY PROTEIN: nebulin-related-anchoring protein (The sequence of the model RefSeq protein was modified relative to this genomic sequence to represent the inferred CDS: substituted 1 base at 1 genomic stop codon): MQSCARCGFVVYPAEKINCIDQNWHKACFHCDVCKMVLTANNFVSHKKRPYCSVHNPRNNTFTSVYETPININAKKQTKASSELKYREDGERFMSTFHYDMRSLELEKARLANQMASQAYQSKSEYSEQQTWYSGMVTNQEIVRVSQNQKTISDVKYAEEYEQSKGKGSFPAMITPGYQAAKTANTLASNLEYKKGHEERMSKYTAFADPPEVLLAKKQGQITSDYVYTEEYEQQRGKGSFPAHLTPGYKVTKKATELASDVKYRQMYEQEMRGKVSTEAAMAEAVHAKENAENFSQIAYTEEYEQQRGKGSFPAMITPGYQLAKKAQDHASDLKYKKDLNKMKGTSHFHSLTSEDNLTLKNARKINKLVSEVEYKKDLENTKGHSINFCETPQFQNAVKVSKFTSDNKYKEKYTNNMKGHYEDSGMDKRIMHAMKVRKLASDISYKQGNEQERMEQGEYNYPATDTPGYHSQRKLDPLKDKNYRQHIDQVKYSAVTDTPEIVQARKNAQLVSNLNYKADYEKTKHQYTLSQDLPQIKKAKANAALCSDIKYREEWEKSKSKACDIGVDTLTVKAAKASRDLASDIKYKEAFMKNKEKAVGVNVSDSKTLHSLQVAKMSSDVEYKKGSKEMQAQYSLPQDMINLSHAKKAQALASDLEYRKKLHEYTVMPDDIKVQQAKKAYALQSENLYRSDLNWMKGVGWETEGCLNIAQAKKAGELLSDNKYRQKVDSIRFTQVADDLSIKHAKKSQELQSDLVYKADTEQLMHQYTMTKDEPLFRQAKANADLLSGKVYKSSWEKQREKGFELHMDSLAILTAKAKRDLASMXVKYKEQYEKNKGKVIGIKSVSDDSQMAHSALATKLQSGRHYKKNYEDTKTKYSVSLDMLNISHAKKAQDLATETKYRTFLHEYTTLPTDLNVAWAKKAYGLQSDKKYRSDLNWMKGVGWEASGSLDVVQAKKAGELKKYRQDVSALKFTSVEDTPEMMQAKLSNKLALDRLYKEKGESLKHNYTLSGELPEHVQAKLNAMNLSETRYKESWTKIRDGGYKLRLDAIPFQAAKASADILSDQKYKEHFEKTKGKMIGLKGLQDDLSIAHDSVHASRLQSDIKYKQNSAMDRSNFHLPMDMLEVAHAKKAQVAVSDHDYRLTLHQYTSLPDDMKLQAAKKAYALQSEKVYRSDLNYLRGAAWIATGALQIEGSKKATDLISDKKYRQQPYNFRHTSVTDSPDIVHAKLSGQITNERLYKEKGVNDRHNYTITSERPEITQAKINAANFSEIKYRESWHTLRAQGYKLTMQDIPFQAAKSSTGIASDYQYKHNHLLEKGKHIGAKSILDDPRLLHCLQAGRLASDQEYRKDALMSSGQYHLTPDMMHLVSAKHAQTLASDQDYRRRLHEYTVLPDDMKVKWAKKAYDLQSEKLYKSDLNFMKGVAWDGVGAPQLESAKKAGALLSDKKYRQLPDSLKFTSVADSPDIVHAKHSYQQCSERLYKSGKNDDMHRYTLHADDPDFIRAKINAQQISDKVYKESGNQVMSAGYDLRLDAIPFQTAKASREIASDFRYKESHQRQKGQQVGLLSVEDDPKMVHSLAASKLQSNLEYKRQSKEDRSHYKIHADQPEFLQAKKSQALASDHTYRQKLHSYTCDPEQLNVKHAKQAYKLQSDVNYKSDLNWIRGVGWTPPGSHKAELARRAAELGLAEGVSTEEAIAHYQHMMMLQHQQQMEQQQMEQQQSSEEVETSEEIQQGVNMDAMEILHVKRKKTIQTVQKKSTTTSFKSMEKKTISSKQSTTTSSSSSAALEKSLSSKAAAIEDA; the protein is encoded by the exons GTGAAGTACGCGGAGGAATATGAGCAGTCAAAAGGAAAAGGCAGCTTTCCTGCAATGATCACACCTGGCTACCAGGCTGCCAAGACAGCAAATACCTTGGCCAGTAAT CTGGAGTATAAAAAAGGCCATGAGGAGAGAATGTCAAAGTACACGGCGTTCGCTGACCCTCCAGAGGTGCTTCTGGCAAAGAAACAAGGACAGATAACCAGTGAT tATGTGTACACTGAGGAGTacgagcagcagagaggcaaaGGCAGTTTTCCTGCGCATCTCACTCCTGGGTACAAGGTGACAAAGAAGGCCACTGAGCTAGCCAGTGAC GTGAAGTACCGTCAGATGTATGAACAGGAGATGAGGGGGAAAGTCAGCACTGAGGCAGCAATGGCAGAGGCCGTCCACGCCAAAGAAAATGCGGAGAACTTCAGCCAG ATTGCCTATACAGAGGAATacgagcagcagagagggaaagggagttTCCCCGCCATGATCACTCCTGGCTACCAGCTGGCCAAGAAGGCTCAGGATCATGCCAGTGAT CTCAAATACAAGAAGGACCTGAACAAGATGAAGGGCACATCGCACTTCCACagtctgacctcagaggacaATCTGACCCTGAAGAACGCCCGCAAAATCAACAAGCTCGTCAGTGAG GTGGAGTATAAGAAGGACCTGGAGAACACCAAAGGCCACAGCATCAATTTCTGTGAGACTCCACAGTTCCAAAATGCCGTCAAGGTTTCCAAGTTCACCAGTGAT AACAAGTACAAGGAGAAGTACACCAACAACATGAAGGGCCATTATGAAGACTCAGGGATGGATAAGAGGATCATGCATGCCATGAAAGTCCGGAAGCTTGCAAGCGAT ATTTCTTATAAACAAGGCAATGAGCAGGAGAGGATGGAGCAGGGGGAATACAACTACCCAGCCACCGACACGCCAGGCTACCATAGCCAGAGGAAACTGGACCCTCTGAAGGAC AAGAACTACAGGCAGCACATCGACCAGGTCAAATACAGCGCAGTGACCGACACACCTGAGATTGTCCAGGCTAGGAAAAATGCTCAGCTAGTCAGCAAT CTTAACTACAAAGCAGACTATGAAAAGACCAAGCACCAGTACACCTTGTCCCAGGACTTACCCCAAATCAAAAAGGCCAAAGCCAATGCCGCCCTGTGCAGCGAT ATAAAATACAGAGAGGAGTGGGAGAAGAGCAAGTCCAAGGCCTGCGACATCGGTGTGGACACACTGACGGTCAAAGCAGCCAAAGCATCCCGAGACCTCGCTAGTGAC ATTAAGTACAAAGAGGCCTTCATGAAGAACAAGGAAAAGGCAGTTGGGGTCAACGTGAGTGACTCCAAGACCTTGCACTCTCTTCAGGTGGCCAAAATGAGCAGCGAT GTTGAGTACAAGAAGGGCTCCAAGGAGATGCAGGCGCAGTACAGCCTGCCACAGGACATGATCAATCTGAGCCACGCCAAGAAGGCCCAGGCGCTCGCCAGTGACCTGGAGTACCGCAAGAAGCTGCACGAGTACACCGTCATGCCCGATGACATCAAGGTCCAGCAGGCCAAGAAGGCGTATGCCCTGCAGAGCGAG AACCTGTATCGCTCAGACCTGAACTGGATGAAGGGAGTGGGCTGGGAGACTGAAGGATGTCTGAACATAGCCCAGGCCAAGAAGGCTGGAGAGCTTCTCAGTGAT AACAAGTACCGTCAGAAGGTCGACAGCATCAGGTTCACCCAGGTGGCGGACGACCTCTCCATCAAGCACGCCAAGAAAAGCCAGGAGCTGCAGAGCGAC CTGGTGTACAAGGCGGACACGGAGCAGCTGATGCACCAGTACACCATGACAAAGGATGAGCCTCTCTTCAGACAGGCCAAAGCCAATGCAGACCTTCTTAGTGGG AAAGTGTACAAGAGCAGCTGGGAGAAGCAGAGGGAAAAGGGCTTTGAGCTGCACATGGACTCTCTCGCCATACTCACTGCGAAAGCCAAGAGAGACCTGGCCAGCATGTGA GTCAAATACAAGGAGCAGTATGAGAAAAACAAGGGCAAGGTCATTGGCATCAAGTCAGTCTCTGATGACTCTCAGATGGCCCACTCTGCTCTGGCCACCAAACTGCAGAGTGGCCGCCACTACAAGAAGAACTACGAGGACACCAAGACAAAGTACAG TGTTTCTCTGGACATGCTGAACATCAGCCATGCCAAGAAGGCCCAGGACCTGGCAACCGAGACCAAGTACAGGACTTTCCTCCATGAATACACAACACTGCCAACAGACCTGAACGTCGCCTGGGCCAAGAAGGCCTATGGACTACAGAGCGAT aaaaAGTACAGGTCGGATCTGAACTGGATGAAGGGCGTGGGCTGGGAGGCCTCAGGATCTCTGGATGTCGTGCAGGCGAAGAAAGCCGGAGAGCTT aAAAAATACCGTCAGGATGTGAGTGCTCTGAAGTTTACCAGTGTTGAAGACACTCCAGAGATGATGCAGGCCAAACTCAGCAACAAGCTGGCTCTTGAT AGGTTGTACAAGGAGAAGGGCGAGAGCTTGAAGCACAACTACACGCTCAGTGGAGAGCTGCCTGAGCACGTACAGGCCAAGCTCAATGCTATGAACCTCAGTGAG ACCCGTTACAAGGAATCTTGGACAAAGATACGCGACGGTGGCTACAAGCTGCGTCTGGATGCCATTCCTTTCCAGGCAGCCAAAGCATCTGCAGACATCCTCAGTGAT CAAAAGTACAAAGAGCACTTTGAGAAGACCAAGGGGAAGATGATTGGACTAAAGGGCCTGCAGGACGATTTGAGCATCGCGCACGATTCGGTCCACGCCAGCAGGCTGCAGAGTGAT ATCAAGTACAAGCAGAACTCAGCCATGGACCGCTCCAACTTCCACCTGCCCATGGACATGCTGGAGGTGGCCCATGCTAAAAAGGCCCAGGTCGCTGTCAGTGATCATGATTACAGGCTCACCCTGCATCAGTACACCTCGCTGCCTGACGACATGAAGCTCCAGGCTGCCAAGAAGGCGTACGCCCTGCAGAGCGAG AAAGTTTATCGCTCTGACCTGAACTACCTGCGTGGTGCAGCGTGGATCGCCACCGGTGCCTTGCAGATTGAAGGCTCCAAGAAGGCCACGGACCTCATCAGTGAT AAAAAGTACCGCCAGCAGCCGTACAACTTCAGGCACACCTCCGTCACAGACTCCCCAGACATCGTCCATGCCAAACTCAGTGGACAGATTACAAACGAG CGTTTGTACAAAGAGAAAGGGGTGAATGACAGACACAACTACACCATTACATCTGAGAGACCAGAGATTACACAAGCAAAGATTAATGCAGCTAATTTCAGTGAG ATCAAGTACAGAGAGTCCTGGCACACCCTGAGGGCTCAGGGCTACAAGCTCACCATGCAGGACATCCCATTCCAGGCTGCTAAGAGCTCCACAGGCATCGCCAGTGAT TACCAGTACAAGCACAACCACCTGCTGGAAAAAGGGAAGCACATCGGTGCCAAGAGCATCTTGGACGATCCACGTCTCCTGCACTGCCTGCAGGCGGGCCGGCTGGCCAGCGACCAGGAGTACCGCAAGGACGCACTGATGAGTAGCGGCCAGTACCACCTCACCCCAGACATGATGCATCTGGTGTCGGCCAAGCATGCCCAGACTCTGGCCAGTGATCAGGACTACAGGAGGAGGCTGCATGAATACACAGTGCTTCCTGATGACATGAAGGTCAAGTGGGCCAAGAAAGCCTACGACCTGCAGAGTGAG AAACTCTACAAGTCAGACCTGAACTTCATGAAAGGAGTGGCCTGGGACGGTGTGGGAGCACCTCAGTTAGAGTCAGCCAAGAAGGCTGGGGCACTTTTAAGTGAC AAGAAGTATCGTCAGCTGCCTGACAGTCTGAAGTTCACATCTGTGGCCGACTCTCCTGATATTGTTCATGCCAAGCACAGCTACCAGCAGTGCAGTGAG AGGCTGTACAAATCTGGAAAAAATGATGACATGCACAGGTACACCTTACACGCAGACGATCCAGACTTCATCAGAGCCAAGATCAACGCCCAGCAGATTAGTGAT AAAGTTTATAAGGAATCTGGGAACCAGGTGATGTCAGCAGGCTACGACCTGAGGCTGGACGCCATTCCCTTCCAAACTGCCAAGGCGTCCAGGGAAATTGCCAGTGAT TTCCGCTACAAGGAATCCCATCAGAGGCAGAAGGGCCAGCAGGTGGGGCTGCTCAGTGTGGAAGACGACCCCAAGATGGTGCACTCCCTGGCGGCCAGCAAACTCCAGAGCAACCTGGAGTACAAACGCCAGTCCAAGGAAGACCGCTCGCACTACAAAATCCACGCTGACCAGCCGGAGTTCCTGCAGGCCAAAAAGAGTCAGGCGCTGGCCAGTGACCACACCTACCGCCAGAAGCTCCACAGCTACACCTGTGACCCCGAGCAGCTCAATGTTAAACATGCCAAGCAGGCCTACAAGCTGCAGAGTGAT GTGAACTACAAGTCAGACCTGAACTGGATCAGGGGAGTGGGCTGGACCCCTCCTGGCTCCCACAAGGCCGAACTCGCTCGCCGGGCTGCAGAGCTGGGACTGGCGGAGGGAGTTAGCACTGAGGAGGCCATTGCACATTACCAGCACATGATGATG cttcagcaccagcagcagatggagcagcagcagatggagcagcagcagtccTCAGAGGAGGTGGAGACCAGCGAGGAGATTCAACAGGGCGTCAACATGGACGCCATGGAGATCCTGCACGTCAAGAGAAAGAAAACCATCCAGACTGTGCAGAAGAAgtccaccaccacctccttcaAGTCCATGGAGAAGAAGACCATCTCCTCCAAGCAGTCCACCaccacctcgtcctcctcgtcAGCTGCTCTCGAGAAATCCTTGTCTAGTAAAGCTGCAGCGATAGAAGACGCGTAG